The Prosthecobacter sp. SYSU 5D2 genome contains a region encoding:
- a CDS encoding CopG family antitoxin codes for MEPHHRKPETTQIPRFSDELPAIQSWKEVPSFDTGEEEARFWEAHQVDPRLMQMSIHRSDVRESTTITLRFDPRMLSRIKRIARRRYLNYQSMIKQWLSERMEQEMRD; via the coding sequence ATGGAACCCCATCATCGCAAACCCGAGACCACGCAGATCCCCAGGTTCAGTGATGAGCTGCCTGCCATCCAATCCTGGAAGGAGGTGCCCTCCTTCGATACTGGGGAAGAAGAGGCCCGCTTCTGGGAGGCCCACCAGGTGGACCCCCGCCTGATGCAGATGTCCATCCACCGGTCGGACGTCCGTGAATCCACCACCATCACCCTGCGTTTTGACCCGCGCATGCTCAGCCGCATCAAGCGCATCGCCCGCCGCCGCTACCTGAATTATCAAAGCATGATCAAGCAGTGGCTCAGTGAGCGCATGGAGCAGGAAATGCGGGATTGA
- a CDS encoding VOC family protein: MVTKLLHTRYRVNDLDKTVAFYKDVLGLEEIKRHKSPRGSELVFLKTPNSDELIEICSFPASGPVTLGPDVTHLAFEVEDLEAFAKHAEAKGYPFSDGPTESSSGTFAFIDAPEGYEIELIQYRK, from the coding sequence ATGGTCACCAAACTCCTTCACACACGCTACCGCGTGAACGATCTGGACAAGACCGTTGCGTTTTACAAAGACGTTCTCGGTCTGGAAGAAATCAAACGGCACAAGTCTCCGCGCGGCTCGGAGCTGGTCTTCCTGAAAACCCCGAACAGCGATGAGCTGATCGAAATCTGCTCTTTTCCGGCCAGCGGCCCGGTCACGCTGGGGCCGGATGTCACGCACCTGGCCTTTGAGGTGGAGGACCTGGAGGCCTTCGCCAAACATGCTGAGGCGAAAGGCTACCCTTTTTCTGACGGGCCGACGGAAAGCTCCAGCGGCACCTTTGCCTTCATTGATGCGCCGGAAGGATATGAGATTGAATTGATCCAATATCGAAAGTAG
- a CDS encoding type II secretion system protein: protein MKSASFTQAPSAGFSLIEMVMTIAILGVMISIALPWYGKSGDEARQARDQRNAQNICSLCQAVEAAGLELVADHTSTLDIARQIAEGITIEKGVFKGRTFRIPNLGQEELEGAARFLNIHDGQVRYDMDAAQHGLTPQSSQS, encoded by the coding sequence ATGAAATCTGCGTCCTTCACCCAAGCTCCTTCGGCTGGCTTTAGCTTGATCGAAATGGTCATGACCATCGCGATCCTTGGCGTCATGATCAGCATTGCCCTGCCATGGTATGGGAAGAGCGGAGACGAGGCGCGCCAAGCCCGGGATCAGCGGAACGCTCAAAACATCTGCTCCCTGTGCCAGGCGGTGGAAGCTGCCGGACTGGAGCTGGTGGCTGACCATACCTCCACGCTGGACATTGCCCGCCAGATCGCAGAAGGCATCACCATTGAAAAAGGGGTGTTTAAAGGCCGCACCTTCCGCATCCCCAACCTAGGCCAGGAAGAGCTCGAAGGGGCCGCACGCTTCCTCAACATCCATGACGGCCAAGTGCGCTACGACATGGACGCAGCCCAACATGGACTGACCCCGCAGAGCAGCCAGAGCTAA
- a CDS encoding VanZ family protein — protein MTSSLRALVSWFITRRWLCWLGVVIWGAVLFSLSSQSTLPPGPKIPHQDKVVHFLYFSSGAFCFTLALYARQTPLSAGWLWTVTGMAFGLIIGALDEYHQTFTPGRSGNDPGDLLADLTGAGMGGWAAWMILAWIRRKHGPKAA, from the coding sequence ATGACCTCCTCGCTTCGCGCACTTGTCTCCTGGTTCATCACCCGGCGCTGGCTGTGCTGGCTGGGGGTCGTCATTTGGGGCGCAGTGCTCTTCAGCCTCTCCTCCCAGAGCACGCTGCCACCCGGCCCCAAAATTCCTCACCAGGACAAGGTCGTACATTTTCTTTATTTCAGCAGCGGTGCTTTTTGCTTCACCCTCGCCCTCTACGCCAGGCAGACACCCTTGAGCGCCGGCTGGCTGTGGACCGTCACCGGCATGGCCTTTGGACTCATCATCGGGGCACTGGATGAATATCACCAGACTTTCACCCCGGGCCGCAGCGGCAACGATCCAGGCGATTTGCTGGCAGACCTCACCGGTGCGGGCATGGGCGGATGGGCTGCATGGATGATTCTCGCCTGGATCAGGCGGAAGCACGGGCCGAAAGCTGCGTGA
- a CDS encoding O-antigen ligase family protein, whose protein sequence is MPQRPPSSAVGATTWRLTDSPSALVDEGAFPLKQSLLLANMAGFLGGYYVLHNQWLQLGWGLVLAVLWMIAGGHADLAGALKSDRWMQAVAGLWALMLVRSSIMDSPGATLSGLWQGWGNSLLLMGFLLTLWQAALRPQVVSSVGKPLVAMATVAACVSLMVFYTVHPEGVFGARLRNWFVYGGWNSVNSGLTFGFAACWAAAGWNAAAGKSNRRRWMLALFPLYIATLLTLSRGALLALVCGHLTLLVAVGWRRSWKPVSLMFGCLLLFQVSAPLISHLAAKDASKRLGIPNASVAVEKFGDAVVSSNPMQTALTRSDNGRFLIYHAAVGSMTTWQDWLVGKGMWADDDCWSCSLHWYPEHLHGVFWDTFVHSGLPGVLGLLGLVLWGMKRAWFLAQNGEPVWIMLAGFGFSGLLFDGDSVWALITVARFEPLLFWTPLVIASARFTQLSARASA, encoded by the coding sequence ATGCCTCAACGTCCGCCATCCTCCGCCGTCGGTGCTACGACCTGGCGGTTGACTGATTCGCCTTCCGCACTCGTGGATGAAGGGGCCTTTCCGCTGAAGCAGTCCTTGTTGCTGGCCAATATGGCGGGATTTTTGGGCGGTTATTATGTGCTGCACAATCAATGGCTGCAACTGGGCTGGGGCCTGGTGCTGGCGGTTCTATGGATGATTGCCGGGGGGCATGCAGACCTGGCAGGGGCGCTGAAAAGTGACCGATGGATGCAGGCGGTGGCGGGGCTGTGGGCGCTGATGCTGGTGCGCAGTTCCATCATGGATTCACCAGGGGCGACTCTTTCTGGCCTGTGGCAGGGCTGGGGCAACAGTCTGCTGCTGATGGGTTTTCTGCTCACGCTCTGGCAGGCGGCGTTGCGGCCCCAGGTGGTCTCATCTGTGGGAAAACCGCTGGTGGCGATGGCGACGGTGGCCGCGTGTGTGAGCCTGATGGTGTTTTACACGGTTCATCCGGAGGGGGTCTTTGGTGCCCGGCTGCGCAACTGGTTTGTCTATGGGGGATGGAATTCGGTGAATTCGGGCCTGACCTTTGGCTTCGCGGCGTGCTGGGCGGCAGCAGGCTGGAATGCAGCGGCTGGCAAGTCCAACCGCCGACGGTGGATGCTGGCATTGTTCCCATTGTATATCGCCACGCTTTTGACGCTGAGCCGCGGGGCGCTGCTGGCCCTGGTCTGCGGACATCTCACGCTGCTGGTGGCAGTGGGCTGGAGGCGGTCCTGGAAACCGGTGTCACTGATGTTTGGCTGCCTGCTTTTGTTTCAGGTGTCTGCGCCGCTGATCTCGCATCTGGCGGCGAAGGATGCCTCCAAGCGGCTGGGCATTCCGAACGCGTCCGTGGCGGTGGAGAAATTCGGCGACGCGGTGGTTTCATCCAATCCGATGCAGACGGCGCTGACGCGGTCAGACAACGGACGGTTTTTGATTTACCATGCCGCCGTGGGCAGCATGACAACATGGCAGGACTGGCTGGTGGGGAAGGGGATGTGGGCGGATGATGACTGCTGGTCCTGCTCGCTGCACTGGTATCCGGAGCATCTGCACGGAGTGTTTTGGGATACGTTTGTGCACAGCGGCCTGCCAGGGGTGCTGGGGCTGTTGGGGCTGGTTTTATGGGGGATGAAACGCGCCTGGTTCCTGGCCCAGAATGGTGAACCCGTCTGGATCATGCTGGCTGGCTTTGGGTTTTCAGGCCTGCTTTTTGACGGGGACAGCGTGTGGGCGCTCATCACGGTGGCCCGTTTTGAACCGCTGCTCTTCTGGACGCCGCTGGTGATCGCCTCGGCCCGGTTCACGCAGCTTTCGGCCCGTGCTTCCGCCTGA
- the recA gene encoding recombinase RecA: MAKSPAKESSAEPTNKVAEARARNLDIALQQIHKDFGEGSILRMAGNEKVDVAVIPTGNILIDQALGVGGFARGRVVEVYGPESSGKTTLTLTVIAQAQKAGGIAAFIDVEHALDPNYARRLGVKMDELLVSQPSSGEEALRICETLVRSNALDVIVIDSVAALVTRQELEGDIGDSTVGAQARLMSAALRKLTAIISKARTCCIFTNQIREKIGVMFGNPETTPGGKALKFYASVRVDIRRIGAIKSSDGTVTGNRTKCKIVKNKLAPPYTEAEFDIMYNEGISNVGSMLDLAMEHDILQKRGSWISYKGSQLAQGRDAAKEALKADTKLYEEIELAVKTKLAEKNGTAAPVPSASPALADE; the protein is encoded by the coding sequence ATGGCCAAATCTCCTGCAAAAGAATCCTCCGCCGAACCGACCAACAAGGTTGCCGAAGCACGCGCCCGCAATCTCGACATCGCCCTCCAGCAAATCCACAAGGACTTTGGTGAAGGCTCCATCCTGCGCATGGCTGGCAATGAAAAAGTGGATGTCGCCGTCATCCCCACCGGCAACATCCTCATTGACCAGGCACTCGGCGTCGGCGGCTTCGCCCGCGGCCGTGTCGTGGAGGTCTATGGCCCGGAATCCTCCGGTAAAACCACCCTGACCCTCACCGTCATCGCCCAGGCCCAAAAGGCAGGCGGCATCGCCGCTTTCATTGATGTGGAGCACGCCTTGGACCCTAACTACGCACGCCGTCTAGGCGTCAAGATGGATGAGCTGCTCGTCTCCCAGCCCAGTTCCGGTGAGGAAGCTCTGCGCATTTGTGAAACCCTCGTCCGCTCCAACGCGCTCGATGTCATCGTCATTGACTCCGTCGCCGCCCTCGTCACCCGCCAGGAGCTGGAAGGTGACATTGGAGACTCCACCGTCGGTGCACAGGCCCGCCTCATGAGCGCCGCCCTGCGCAAGCTCACCGCCATCATCTCCAAGGCCCGCACCTGCTGCATCTTCACCAACCAGATCCGTGAAAAGATCGGCGTGATGTTTGGCAACCCGGAGACCACCCCTGGCGGAAAGGCCCTGAAATTCTACGCCAGCGTCCGTGTGGACATCCGCCGCATCGGGGCCATCAAAAGCAGCGACGGTACCGTCACCGGCAACCGGACCAAGTGCAAGATCGTCAAAAACAAGCTCGCCCCTCCTTACACCGAAGCTGAGTTCGACATCATGTACAACGAGGGCATCTCCAACGTCGGGTCCATGCTGGACCTGGCCATGGAGCATGACATCCTGCAGAAACGCGGCTCCTGGATCAGCTACAAAGGCAGCCAGCTCGCCCAGGGCCGCGATGCCGCCAAAGAAGCCCTCAAGGCGGACACCAAGCTCTACGAAGAGATCGAGCTCGCTGTGAAGACCAAGCTCGCCGAGAAAAATGGCACCGCCGCTCCGGTGCCTTCCGCTTCCCCTGCCCTGGCGGACGAATAA
- a CDS encoding thermonuclease family protein, producing the protein MSRRRRRRPRFKAWSWLAFFLLVAAGVQGLREVQKNLPLPEPRTGKATKVFEVMYGARVVDDHNNDGDSFRVEHQGKVHVLRLYFADCPEKQRNAYNEERLKEQGRYFGGLSEPRTLAVGQQAHAFAHQWLTQRPFTVYTKWQGVFDSGRHYAFIVFPDGEDLSAKLVREGLARIHTTGTTLPDGRSADRYEGELRLLEEEARTARRGGWAP; encoded by the coding sequence ATGAGCCGTCGCCGCCGCCGCCGTCCACGTTTCAAGGCCTGGTCCTGGCTGGCTTTTTTCCTGCTGGTGGCCGCAGGCGTGCAGGGCTTGCGGGAGGTGCAAAAAAATCTGCCGCTGCCCGAGCCGCGTACGGGCAAGGCAACGAAGGTCTTTGAGGTGATGTATGGTGCCCGGGTGGTGGATGACCACAACAATGATGGCGACAGCTTCCGGGTGGAGCATCAAGGCAAGGTGCATGTGCTGAGGCTGTACTTTGCCGACTGCCCTGAGAAGCAGCGGAATGCCTACAATGAGGAACGTCTGAAGGAGCAGGGCCGGTATTTTGGCGGTCTCAGTGAGCCCCGAACACTGGCCGTGGGGCAGCAGGCGCATGCTTTTGCCCACCAGTGGCTGACCCAGCGCCCCTTCACGGTTTACACGAAGTGGCAGGGCGTTTTCGACAGCGGACGGCACTATGCCTTTATCGTCTTTCCTGACGGTGAGGATCTCTCCGCCAAACTGGTGCGGGAAGGATTGGCGCGCATCCACACCACCGGGACGACGCTGCCGGACGGCCGGTCTGCTGACCGGTATGAGGGAGAATTACGGCTGCTGGAGGAGGAGGCCCGCACCGCCCGAAGAGGCGGCTGGGCCCCGTAG
- a CDS encoding BrnT family toxin translates to MDFDWIGVAFDLTKLPPKDIEESFEDPFSLKLLPDENGDGTNARYYNLGKALSGRAVFSAFWTDGKRYRIIYARDMTHTEADFFERKKAEEM, encoded by the coding sequence ATGGACTTCGACTGGATAGGCGTTGCCTTCGATCTGACGAAACTGCCTCCCAAGGATATTGAGGAGTCATTCGAAGATCCATTCTCCCTGAAGCTGCTGCCGGATGAAAATGGCGACGGCACCAATGCCCGCTATTACAACCTGGGCAAGGCCCTCAGCGGGCGTGCCGTTTTCAGCGCTTTTTGGACTGATGGCAAACGTTACCGGATCATCTACGCCCGGGACATGACGCATACCGAGGCAGATTTTTTTGAGCGCAAAAAAGCGGAGGAAATGTAA
- the xylB gene encoding xylulokinase: protein MYFLGIDSGTQSTKAIVLDLETGKILASGHSSYELISGLPPGHLEQHPQDWLKAVDDCVKQCVEKLGADRAKIAGIGVSGQQHGLVALGADDLPVRPAKLWCDTSTQEQCAELAHEFGGQPGIIALAGNAMLPGYTIPKLLWMKQNEPENFAKTTSILLPHDYINFWLSGVKRMEYGDASGMGILNVNTREWCDELCDYIDPRVRSMLPPLGSSRSVHGRLRPELAQGWGLGENVIISAGGGDNMMGAIGTGNIRPGVITASFGTSGTLYGVAGSPVVDGQGEVAAFCDSTDQWLPLVCTMNVTVVTEEVREMYGWTLQQLEEAVQAAPAGAEGILFLPYLNGERTPNLPAGSGVIHGLRPSNMKPQNIARAAVEGATLGLAYGLKRFRDLGMNPTEIRLTGGGSKSSTWRQIAADCFNAEVVTLDTSEGAALGAAIQAAYAQANEHGETVSYDDLCAKLVTLDESTRCKPNAENAALYVRQLERQMELTGRLNQTGWL, encoded by the coding sequence ATGTATTTTCTCGGCATTGACAGCGGCACCCAGAGCACGAAGGCGATCGTGCTGGACCTTGAGACAGGAAAGATCCTGGCCTCGGGCCACAGCAGTTATGAGCTCATTAGCGGCCTGCCGCCGGGGCATCTGGAGCAGCATCCGCAGGACTGGTTGAAGGCGGTGGATGATTGTGTGAAGCAGTGCGTGGAAAAGCTGGGGGCGGACCGGGCTAAAATTGCCGGCATCGGTGTGAGCGGTCAGCAGCACGGCCTGGTGGCCCTGGGGGCCGATGACCTGCCGGTGCGGCCGGCCAAGCTGTGGTGCGATACCTCCACCCAGGAACAATGTGCGGAGCTGGCCCATGAATTCGGCGGGCAGCCGGGCATCATCGCCCTGGCGGGCAATGCCATGCTGCCGGGATATACCATCCCGAAGCTGCTGTGGATGAAGCAGAACGAGCCGGAGAACTTTGCCAAAACCACCTCCATCCTGCTGCCGCATGATTATATCAATTTTTGGCTCAGCGGCGTGAAGCGCATGGAATACGGGGATGCCTCCGGCATGGGCATCCTGAATGTGAACACCCGCGAGTGGTGCGATGAGCTGTGCGATTATATTGACCCGCGTGTGCGCTCCATGCTGCCGCCGCTGGGATCCAGCCGCAGTGTTCATGGCCGCCTTCGCCCGGAGCTGGCCCAGGGCTGGGGCCTGGGGGAAAACGTCATCATCAGCGCGGGTGGCGGAGATAACATGATGGGGGCCATCGGCACGGGGAATATCCGCCCCGGAGTCATCACGGCCAGCTTCGGTACCAGTGGCACACTCTATGGCGTGGCAGGCAGCCCAGTGGTGGACGGCCAGGGAGAAGTGGCGGCTTTTTGCGACAGCACCGACCAGTGGCTGCCCCTCGTCTGCACGATGAACGTCACCGTCGTGACCGAAGAAGTGCGCGAGATGTATGGCTGGACCCTTCAGCAGCTGGAGGAGGCGGTGCAGGCCGCACCTGCCGGAGCGGAAGGCATCCTTTTCCTGCCCTATCTGAACGGCGAGCGGACGCCCAACCTGCCTGCGGGCAGCGGCGTCATCCACGGTCTCCGCCCAAGCAATATGAAGCCGCAAAACATCGCCCGGGCAGCAGTGGAAGGCGCGACCCTGGGCCTGGCCTACGGCCTGAAACGCTTCCGTGACCTCGGCATGAACCCCACAGAAATCCGCCTTACCGGTGGCGGCAGCAAAAGCAGCACCTGGCGGCAGATTGCAGCGGACTGTTTTAATGCCGAAGTCGTCACCCTGGATACCAGCGAAGGCGCCGCCCTGGGGGCCGCCATCCAGGCCGCCTATGCCCAGGCCAATGAGCATGGGGAGACGGTGAGCTACGATGACCTGTGCGCAAAACTCGTCACCCTGGATGAATCCACCCGCTGCAAACCCAATGCCGAAAATGCCGCGCTTTATGTCAGGCAGCTTGAGCGCCAGATGGAGTTGACCGGCAGGCTGAACCAGACGGGCTGGCTGTGA